A region from the Mycolicibacterium phlei genome encodes:
- a CDS encoding class I SAM-dependent methyltransferase: MMTDLCIAEPEIRYPLLLPDNPWRRALKVGLGRIALALLPRRAEQLLADGDPMDFSTIDRLVVTGWMSRAARTADWPALSALHQRFWEGRGGAAFNTAPEIARRFEEWFLGSHARALETLRRQLDAQHCRALCEIGSGNGLALEHASRTLTQIPRFIGVDINRTATKLNAQRWHDDPRLEFVHADAAQWITHYAEPGWAYFSNAGVLEYFPQATVEKLYRRTASLGGPAWWVLTEPVYRDYDLATETESRPSGPEFSFSHNHPHLLRRAGWEVVEVTETETAGMRFLSVCARLP, translated from the coding sequence ATGATGACCGACCTCTGCATCGCTGAACCCGAGATCCGTTATCCACTGCTGCTTCCCGACAACCCGTGGCGGCGCGCGCTCAAGGTCGGCCTGGGCCGCATCGCCCTGGCGCTGCTGCCCCGGCGCGCCGAGCAGCTGCTGGCCGACGGCGACCCGATGGACTTCTCCACCATCGACCGGCTGGTCGTCACCGGCTGGATGAGCCGGGCCGCACGGACCGCGGACTGGCCGGCGCTGAGCGCCCTGCACCAGCGGTTCTGGGAGGGCCGCGGCGGTGCGGCGTTCAACACCGCACCCGAGATCGCCCGGCGTTTCGAGGAGTGGTTCCTCGGCAGCCACGCCCGGGCGCTGGAGACGCTGCGCCGCCAGCTCGACGCGCAGCACTGCCGGGCGCTGTGCGAGATCGGCAGCGGCAACGGCCTGGCGCTTGAGCACGCCAGTCGGACGCTGACGCAGATCCCCCGCTTCATCGGCGTCGACATCAACCGCACCGCAACGAAACTCAACGCACAGCGGTGGCATGACGACCCGCGGCTGGAGTTCGTGCACGCCGACGCCGCACAGTGGATCACCCACTACGCCGAACCGGGCTGGGCGTACTTCTCCAACGCCGGGGTGCTGGAGTACTTCCCGCAGGCCACCGTCGAGAAGCTGTACCGGCGCACCGCGAGCCTGGGCGGGCCGGCGTGGTGGGTGCTGACCGAGCCGGTGTACCGCGATTACGACCTGGCCACCGAGACCGAATCGCGGCCGTCGGGACCGGAGTTCAGCTTCAGCCACAACCATCCGCACCTGCTGCGGCGGGCCGGGTGGGAGGTCGTCGAGGTCACCGAGACCGAGACGGCGGGCATGCGGTTCCTGTCGGTGTGCGCGCGGCTGCCATGA
- a CDS encoding right-handed parallel beta-helix repeat-containing protein yields MAQRTLPLASALGTLAAAVLTAGCAAAPPPAVPVEDMTDRTAELQARLDALRPGDTLELDAGVTYPHSGVLRVTVPDVTIDGNGATLRATRDETSAVRIEADGVTVTDLTLAAPPEGIRRYGEDQHKLVVSGDNATLTGVRVDGSAGAGVYLTGATNFSLRDVEVRGSRADGVHMTGGSAYGHVESVRTSRTGDDGVAVVSYDADAAPCHDIVVRDVEVDGTTWGRGITVVGGEKVRVSRFTVRDTSSAGLYVATEGAPFFTRSVRDVVMSDGTITGANHDTDIEQGAALVYAGNKRGRSVRGVTIADVEIAATSASAKRDVAIVDETGAGTKALGGITLRGIRLTGDELAPFYTNVPAAAFSLQEWTRDGRPLEIDPQ; encoded by the coding sequence GTGGCACAACGGACCCTGCCCCTCGCTTCGGCCCTGGGCACGCTGGCCGCTGCCGTGCTGACCGCCGGCTGCGCCGCCGCACCGCCGCCGGCCGTCCCTGTCGAGGACATGACCGACCGCACCGCCGAACTGCAGGCACGGCTGGACGCGCTGCGCCCGGGCGACACGCTGGAGCTGGACGCGGGCGTCACCTACCCGCACAGCGGGGTGCTGCGGGTGACGGTCCCCGATGTCACGATCGACGGCAACGGCGCGACGCTGCGGGCCACCCGCGACGAGACGTCGGCGGTGCGCATCGAGGCCGACGGTGTGACGGTCACCGACCTCACCCTGGCCGCGCCGCCCGAGGGCATCCGCCGCTACGGCGAGGACCAGCACAAGCTGGTGGTCAGCGGCGACAACGCCACGCTGACCGGCGTCCGGGTGGACGGTTCGGCCGGCGCGGGCGTCTACCTGACCGGCGCGACGAACTTCTCGCTGCGCGACGTCGAGGTCCGCGGCAGCCGCGCCGACGGCGTGCACATGACCGGCGGCAGCGCCTACGGCCACGTCGAGTCGGTGCGGACGTCGCGGACCGGCGACGACGGTGTCGCGGTCGTCTCCTACGACGCCGACGCGGCGCCCTGCCACGACATCGTCGTGCGCGACGTCGAGGTCGACGGCACCACCTGGGGCCGCGGGATCACGGTGGTCGGCGGGGAGAAGGTGCGGGTGTCCCGCTTCACCGTCCGCGACACCAGCTCGGCGGGCCTCTATGTGGCCACCGAGGGGGCGCCGTTCTTCACCCGCTCGGTGCGCGACGTGGTGATGTCGGACGGCACGATCACCGGCGCCAACCACGACACCGACATCGAGCAGGGCGCGGCGCTGGTCTACGCCGGCAATAAGCGGGGCCGCTCGGTGCGCGGCGTGACCATCGCCGACGTGGAGATCGCGGCCACCAGCGCGTCGGCGAAGCGCGACGTGGCCATCGTCGACGAGACCGGCGCCGGAACCAAGGCGCTCGGCGGGATCACGCTGCGCGGCATCCGCCTGACCGGCGACGAGCTCGCGCCGTTCTACACGAACGTGCCGGCCGCCGCGTTCTCCCTGCAGGAGTGGACGCGCGACGGCCGGCCGCTGGAGATCGACCCGCAGTAG
- a CDS encoding oligosaccharide repeat unit polymerase, which produces MTALKPAERAATGGTPGGPASRFPAVTLWWLSPVAVTLFIGTVAVVLTAAVGDADFRRYWDEPKLVTTETLVLFECGVLAFALAALIATTVAAPRTGLTGPWPNLSPATERLLRRASTVLTTLTLAGYLGFAIAIARSGLSLAELFGDVDNPWDAPVKIAIGTIPGVTTLTQVGMAAATVSSVLLAQRFTRAELARLVTVLTLSVPRAYIYSERLALLELAVPAVVVGAAWLSNRSRRQRAIAKATPVAGLAVVGVLFAVFEYFRSWQFYRQRGDMSFWEFAANRLAGYYATAINNGQVILDHLAFPGRLPFDTLDAFWSLQGVYQLRLYEVLGGHDRPYAKSGDEESPYFHALAQAANPEFNNPSGYVAPFVDYGPVGGLMFFALIGVVTGLLYRAFASGHLVGLLVYPFVFTGFVELPRYLYWFQGRCTYSWLALAVVLVLAAVVRRRERRRELLVAATE; this is translated from the coding sequence ATGACAGCCCTCAAGCCGGCCGAGCGCGCCGCCACCGGCGGCACCCCCGGCGGTCCCGCGTCCCGGTTCCCCGCCGTCACCCTGTGGTGGCTGTCGCCGGTGGCCGTCACGCTGTTCATCGGCACCGTCGCCGTCGTGCTGACGGCCGCCGTCGGCGACGCCGATTTCCGCCGGTACTGGGACGAGCCCAAGCTCGTCACCACCGAGACGCTGGTGCTGTTCGAGTGCGGCGTGCTCGCGTTCGCGCTGGCCGCGCTGATCGCCACCACCGTGGCGGCGCCGCGCACCGGCCTCACCGGCCCGTGGCCGAACCTGTCCCCCGCGACCGAGCGGCTGCTGCGCCGGGCCAGCACGGTGCTCACAACGCTGACGCTGGCCGGCTACCTCGGCTTCGCGATCGCGATCGCCCGCTCGGGGCTGAGCCTGGCCGAACTGTTCGGCGACGTGGACAACCCGTGGGACGCGCCGGTGAAGATCGCGATCGGCACCATCCCCGGCGTGACCACGCTGACCCAGGTCGGGATGGCCGCCGCGACGGTGTCGTCGGTGCTGCTCGCACAGCGGTTCACCCGCGCCGAGCTGGCCAGACTGGTCACGGTGCTGACGCTGTCGGTGCCGCGCGCCTATATCTACTCCGAGCGGCTGGCGCTGCTGGAGCTGGCCGTGCCCGCCGTCGTCGTCGGCGCGGCGTGGCTGTCGAACCGGTCCCGGCGCCAGCGCGCGATCGCCAAGGCGACGCCGGTCGCGGGGCTGGCGGTGGTCGGCGTGCTGTTCGCGGTGTTCGAGTACTTCCGGTCCTGGCAGTTCTACCGGCAGCGCGGCGACATGTCGTTCTGGGAGTTCGCCGCCAACCGGCTTGCCGGCTACTACGCCACCGCGATCAACAACGGCCAGGTCATCCTCGACCACCTGGCCTTCCCGGGCCGGCTGCCGTTCGACACCCTCGACGCGTTCTGGTCGCTGCAGGGCGTCTACCAGCTGCGGCTCTACGAGGTGCTCGGCGGCCACGACCGGCCGTACGCCAAGAGCGGCGACGAGGAGTCGCCCTACTTCCACGCGCTCGCGCAGGCCGCCAACCCCGAGTTCAACAACCCCAGCGGCTACGTGGCCCCGTTCGTCGACTACGGGCCGGTCGGCGGGCTGATGTTCTTCGCGCTGATCGGCGTGGTGACCGGCCTGCTGTACCGCGCGTTCGCGTCGGGCCACCTCGTCGGGCTGCTGGTCTATCCGTTCGTGTTCACCGGGTTCGTCGAGCTGCCGCGCTACCTGTACTGGTTCCAGGGCCGCTGCACGTACTCCTGGCTCGCGCTGGCGGTGGTGCTGGTGCTGGCCGCGGTGGTGCGCCGCCGGGAGCGTCGGCGCGAGCTGCTCGTGGCCGCGACGGAGTAA
- a CDS encoding sugar transferase, which produces MTTLPSDTVDLRAAAPTRRPAAVTPRSEWKRRHAKRTAVVDSAAVLAATLLANSITFTLGTDVSLAVQAVSSAFVIAASLFALAACRSRDLSMLDVAAEENRRVAKAVGTAFASGAAILLAAAAVGFCPQVCTVIESDTTRLFVPIVFTGTLLTLLTGRYLMRRDLANRRANGEGMTRIVVLGNEDSATRFCDSLCRHAAIGYDVVGVCIPDFTGDLDATVPTALGALPVLSDHASIALALQVTGADAVVVTSAEELGPDRMKTLEWTLQDLDVELLVVPGLADTVRERITLGHIDNAPIMHVKRPRFEGPAAVVKRAFDLAFGTLALLVALPVMAVVAVAIKLDDGGPVMFRQTRVGLHGKPFRIFKFRTMIVDAEARKDDERKGADQAGVFFKSANDSRITRVGRVLRKTSLDELPQLFNVLGGSMSIVGPRPLVPGEGSSVPYFLQRRALLKPGMTGLWQISGRSDVSDEERIRLDHAYVDNFSTARDLMIVAGTATAVLQRKGAY; this is translated from the coding sequence ATGACCACACTTCCGTCTGACACCGTTGATCTGCGTGCCGCCGCGCCCACCCGACGGCCCGCCGCTGTGACCCCGCGCAGCGAATGGAAACGTCGGCACGCCAAGCGAACTGCGGTCGTGGACAGCGCCGCGGTGCTGGCCGCCACGCTGCTGGCCAACAGCATCACCTTCACGCTGGGCACCGACGTCTCGCTGGCCGTCCAGGCCGTTTCGAGCGCCTTCGTCATCGCGGCGTCGCTGTTTGCGCTGGCGGCATGCCGGTCGCGCGACCTGTCGATGCTCGATGTCGCCGCCGAGGAGAACCGCCGGGTCGCCAAGGCGGTCGGCACCGCGTTCGCCTCCGGCGCCGCCATCCTGCTCGCCGCGGCCGCTGTGGGCTTCTGCCCGCAGGTCTGCACGGTCATCGAGTCCGACACCACCCGGCTGTTCGTGCCGATCGTCTTCACCGGCACACTGCTCACCCTGCTGACCGGTCGCTACCTGATGCGCCGCGATCTGGCCAACCGCCGCGCCAACGGCGAGGGCATGACCCGCATCGTCGTTCTGGGCAACGAGGATTCGGCGACCCGGTTCTGCGACTCGCTGTGCAGGCACGCGGCCATCGGGTACGACGTCGTCGGCGTGTGCATCCCCGACTTCACCGGCGACCTCGACGCGACGGTGCCCACCGCGCTCGGCGCGCTTCCGGTGCTCAGCGACCACGCGTCGATCGCGCTGGCGCTGCAGGTGACCGGCGCGGACGCCGTCGTCGTCACCTCGGCCGAGGAGCTCGGCCCCGACCGGATGAAGACACTGGAGTGGACGCTGCAGGACCTGGACGTCGAACTGCTCGTGGTGCCTGGCCTGGCCGACACCGTGCGCGAGCGGATCACGCTGGGCCACATCGACAATGCGCCGATCATGCATGTCAAGCGGCCGCGGTTCGAAGGCCCCGCCGCCGTCGTCAAGCGGGCGTTCGACCTGGCGTTCGGCACCCTGGCGCTGCTGGTGGCGCTGCCGGTGATGGCCGTTGTCGCGGTGGCGATCAAGCTCGACGACGGCGGTCCGGTGATGTTCCGCCAGACCCGGGTGGGCCTGCACGGCAAGCCGTTCCGAATCTTCAAGTTCCGCACCATGATCGTCGACGCGGAGGCCAGAAAGGACGACGAACGCAAGGGCGCCGACCAGGCCGGGGTGTTCTTCAAGTCCGCCAACGACTCCCGCATCACCCGCGTCGGCCGGGTGCTGCGCAAGACCAGCCTCGACGAGCTGCCGCAGCTGTTCAACGTGCTCGGCGGGTCGATGAGCATCGTCGGCCCCCGCCCGCTGGTGCCGGGCGAGGGCAGCTCGGTCCCGTACTTCCTGCAGCGCCGCGCCCTGCTCAAGCCCGGCATGACCGGTCTGTGGCAGATCTCGGGCCGCTCCGACGTCTCCGACGAGGAGCGCATCCGCCTCGACCACGCCTACGTGGACAACTTCTCCACCGCGCGCGACCTGATGATCGTCGCCGGCACGGCCACCGCGGTGCTGCAGCGCAAGGGCGCCTACTGA
- a CDS encoding amino acid--[acyl-carrier-protein] ligase: MTETLDAARRAFRDRLIDAGLLVPMGIDGLYGRGAVFEQIVEAVDAAIRRAITSTYPTPPRVLRFPPVFPREAFEKTDYIASFPHLTGAVSTFTGDDRAHRALLADRAAGEPWDGHLNPAGTMLVSAACHPCYATLPSSLPGEGELLDIYGYCFRHEPAIDPARMQAFRMHEIVCVGTPQQAQSHRDRWVERAEEVLTELGLDATATPANDPFFGRAGRLLAAGQRDEGRKTELVVQLYGDLDDGTAVASANCHGDHFGATFGITVDGATAHSACVGFGMERIALALLRTHGFDTGRWPSGVRAYLND, encoded by the coding sequence ATGACCGAGACCCTCGATGCCGCGCGGCGCGCCTTCCGCGACCGGCTGATCGACGCGGGCCTGCTGGTGCCGATGGGCATCGACGGTCTCTACGGTCGCGGCGCGGTGTTCGAGCAGATCGTCGAGGCCGTGGACGCCGCGATCCGCCGCGCCATCACGAGCACCTACCCGACGCCGCCGCGGGTCCTGCGGTTCCCGCCGGTGTTTCCCCGTGAGGCGTTCGAGAAGACCGACTACATCGCGTCTTTCCCGCATCTGACCGGCGCGGTGTCGACGTTCACCGGTGACGACCGCGCGCACCGCGCCCTGCTGGCGGACCGGGCGGCCGGCGAACCGTGGGACGGCCACCTGAACCCGGCGGGCACGATGCTGGTCTCGGCGGCGTGTCATCCGTGCTACGCGACGCTGCCGAGCTCACTGCCCGGCGAGGGTGAGCTGCTGGACATCTACGGGTACTGCTTCCGCCATGAGCCGGCGATCGACCCGGCGCGTATGCAGGCGTTCCGCATGCACGAGATCGTCTGTGTGGGAACACCGCAACAGGCGCAGTCACACCGGGACCGCTGGGTCGAGCGCGCCGAGGAGGTGCTGACCGAGCTCGGCCTGGACGCCACCGCGACCCCGGCCAACGATCCGTTCTTCGGCCGTGCGGGCCGGCTGCTGGCGGCCGGTCAGCGGGACGAGGGCCGCAAGACCGAGCTCGTGGTGCAGCTCTACGGCGATCTCGACGACGGCACCGCCGTCGCGTCGGCCAACTGTCACGGCGACCATTTCGGCGCCACGTTCGGCATCACCGTCGACGGTGCCACCGCGCACAGTGCCTGCGTCGGATTCGGCATGGAGCGCATCGCGCTGGCGTTGCTGCGAACCCACGGATTCGACACCGGCCGGTGGCCGTCGGGCGTCCGCGCCTACCTCAACGACTAG
- a CDS encoding acyl carrier protein: MEQKVREILAANSRVADATQVAADADLYALGLTSHASVNVMLALEEEFDVEFPDELLKKETFSTVRSIVTALSGLVEA, encoded by the coding sequence ATGGAGCAGAAGGTCCGCGAGATTCTGGCCGCGAACAGCCGGGTGGCCGATGCCACCCAGGTTGCTGCCGACGCCGACCTGTACGCGCTCGGGCTGACCTCGCATGCGTCGGTGAACGTGATGCTCGCCCTCGAGGAGGAGTTCGACGTCGAGTTCCCCGACGAGCTGCTGAAGAAGGAGACGTTCTCGACCGTGCGCAGCATCGTCACCGCGCTGTCCGGCCTGGTCGAGGCGTGA
- a CDS encoding holo-ACP synthase yields MTGPFDSELAAVGCEVAVGCDVVALDEIATSLQRFGDRFLRRVYTADEVRECLGANRIERLAARFAAKEAVIKAFADPAAPMPLTDIAVLRAGDLPTLALTGLVAEHAHRHGWLQTSVSLSHTDCHAMATVAVLRRAVSQGS; encoded by the coding sequence GTGACGGGCCCGTTCGACTCCGAACTCGCGGCCGTGGGCTGTGAGGTCGCCGTCGGCTGCGACGTGGTGGCCCTCGACGAGATCGCGACCTCCTTGCAGCGGTTCGGCGACCGGTTCCTGCGCCGGGTGTACACCGCCGACGAGGTGCGAGAGTGCCTGGGGGCGAACCGGATCGAACGGCTGGCCGCACGGTTCGCCGCCAAGGAGGCGGTGATCAAGGCCTTCGCCGATCCGGCGGCGCCGATGCCGCTGACCGACATCGCGGTGCTGCGCGCCGGTGACCTGCCGACGCTGGCGCTGACCGGACTGGTCGCCGAGCACGCACACCGGCACGGCTGGTTGCAGACCAGCGTGTCGCTGTCGCACACCGACTGTCACGCGATGGCGACCGTGGCGGTGCTGCGCCGGGCGGTCAGTCAAGGCTCTTGA
- a CDS encoding glycosyltransferase family 4 protein: MIHVNGKWLAQRLTGTQRYASEVVRAIIALDTADLVVHVPADAQVPEWLSHPRVQVRRSKAKGVVFEQFYLPVATRGELLLNFAGPAPLLKRRQLVTMHDATPFRFPHTFRRSFVLFYLVAYALLGRYARRLVTVSHFSAAELESVLRIPADRFVVAGCAADNLAEITPVRPELELDGPFYLVVGTLAKHKNLEATVEAIAASGRTIVVVGASGHQRVFSEASPLSRNAVIAGRLSDAELAWLYRNARALVFPSRYEGFGIPVLEAQSLGCPVVTSNAASLPEVAGDGALFFDPTDPARLPALLDRLESDADLIEELRARGRDNARRYTWADSARTILKSLD, encoded by the coding sequence ATGATCCACGTCAACGGCAAGTGGCTGGCGCAGCGGCTGACCGGCACCCAGCGCTATGCGTCGGAGGTCGTGCGCGCGATCATCGCGCTGGACACCGCCGACCTGGTGGTGCACGTCCCAGCTGACGCACAGGTCCCGGAGTGGCTGAGCCACCCGCGGGTCCAGGTCCGCAGGTCGAAGGCGAAAGGCGTTGTCTTCGAGCAGTTCTATCTGCCGGTCGCCACGCGCGGTGAGCTGCTGCTCAACTTCGCCGGGCCCGCGCCGCTGCTCAAGCGCCGTCAGCTGGTCACGATGCACGACGCGACCCCGTTCCGCTTCCCGCACACGTTCCGCCGGTCGTTCGTGCTGTTCTACCTGGTGGCCTACGCGCTGCTGGGGCGTTACGCGCGGCGGCTGGTGACGGTGTCGCACTTCAGCGCGGCCGAACTCGAGTCGGTGCTGCGGATCCCGGCGGACCGGTTCGTGGTGGCCGGGTGCGCCGCCGACAACCTCGCCGAGATCACCCCGGTGCGCCCGGAGCTCGAGCTCGACGGCCCGTTCTACCTGGTGGTCGGCACCCTGGCCAAGCACAAGAACCTGGAGGCGACGGTCGAGGCGATCGCCGCGTCGGGCCGCACGATCGTGGTGGTCGGGGCGTCGGGGCATCAGCGGGTGTTCAGCGAGGCGTCACCGCTGAGCCGAAACGCGGTGATCGCCGGCCGGCTGTCCGACGCCGAGCTGGCCTGGCTGTACCGCAACGCCCGCGCGCTGGTCTTCCCGTCGCGTTACGAGGGATTCGGCATCCCGGTGCTGGAGGCGCAGTCGCTGGGCTGCCCGGTGGTCACGTCGAACGCGGCCTCGCTGCCCGAGGTGGCCGGCGACGGCGCGCTGTTCTTCGATCCGACCGACCCGGCGCGGCTGCCCGCCCTGCTGGACCGGTTGGAGTCCGACGCCGACCTGATCGAGGAGCTGCGCGCCCGCGGCCGCGACAACGCGCGCCGCTACACCTGGGCGGACTCGGCGCGCACCATCCTCAAGAGCCTTGACTGA
- a CDS encoding glycosyltransferase family 4 protein, with translation MLDIAATTEARPTKAPAGTPTVVHVSESFASGTASAILDYVRNYPEAQHHLVYALCDVAKLDPTGIDCFASMTPMPEGTLARIRFLRRHLRSFGDDVIVHAHSSWAGLYVRTAIARTRRRRVMYTPHCYAFERSDVSAPVRAAFRTVEWLLSFNTTAFGACSPREAQLSRWPGSRARVVAVPNVQPAGITQRSRDFDSRPLRVVCNGRLGPQKDPEFFARAITAAREVLPDITGVWVGGGDPDAVDLLRRAGVEVTGWLPRHEALEVMASCDLYLHTAAWEGFPIAILEAAGLGLPVVSRRRPYTEGVGLPVVIDEPDEFAQVIVDLSADRALDRLRKGVADALSEHTGTHQRAALRELYGRAR, from the coding sequence TTGCTGGACATCGCCGCGACCACCGAAGCCCGCCCCACGAAGGCACCCGCGGGCACCCCGACCGTGGTCCATGTCTCCGAGTCGTTTGCCAGCGGCACGGCTTCGGCGATCCTCGACTACGTCCGCAATTACCCTGAGGCACAACATCATCTGGTTTACGCCCTGTGTGACGTCGCCAAGCTGGACCCGACCGGGATCGACTGCTTCGCGTCGATGACGCCGATGCCCGAGGGCACGCTGGCCCGGATCCGCTTCCTGCGCAGGCATCTGCGGAGTTTCGGCGACGACGTCATCGTGCACGCGCACTCCAGCTGGGCGGGCCTGTACGTGCGCACCGCGATCGCCAGGACCAGGCGCCGCCGGGTGATGTACACCCCGCACTGCTACGCGTTCGAGCGCTCGGACGTCAGCGCACCCGTGCGCGCCGCGTTCCGGACGGTCGAGTGGCTGCTGTCGTTCAACACCACGGCCTTCGGCGCCTGCTCGCCACGGGAGGCGCAGTTGTCGCGCTGGCCGGGCAGCCGGGCCCGCGTCGTCGCGGTGCCGAACGTGCAGCCCGCCGGAATCACGCAGCGCAGCCGGGATTTCGACAGCCGACCGCTGCGGGTGGTGTGCAACGGCCGGCTGGGTCCGCAGAAGGACCCGGAGTTCTTCGCCCGCGCGATCACCGCCGCCCGCGAGGTGCTACCCGACATCACCGGGGTGTGGGTGGGCGGCGGCGACCCCGACGCGGTCGACCTGCTGCGCCGCGCCGGGGTGGAGGTCACCGGCTGGCTGCCCCGCCACGAGGCGCTCGAGGTGATGGCCTCCTGCGATCTCTACCTGCACACCGCGGCGTGGGAGGGCTTCCCGATCGCGATCCTGGAGGCCGCCGGGCTCGGCCTGCCGGTGGTGTCGCGGCGCCGCCCGTACACCGAGGGCGTCGGACTGCCGGTCGTCATCGACGAGCCGGACGAATTCGCGCAGGTGATCGTCGATCTCAGTGCGGATCGCGCGCTGGACCGGCTGCGCAAGGGTGTCGCCGACGCGCTGTCCGAGCACACCGGCACCCACCAGCGGGCGGCGCTGCGCGAACTGTACGGGCGGGCGCGATGA
- a CDS encoding alpha/beta hydrolase family protein — protein MFGVVHVPSGGQARAGVVICPPLGKEHVDTYGGLKLLAQKLCEAGFAVLRFDYRGTGDSSADQGCDTAVGDFLDSVDEAVAYLRASGVPSVGLVGLRMGALLGALRASASDISHLVLWDPVTSGRRYLREQRTLYRMMLGDAQGNTDGHDDSEPIPGLDLSSAAAAEIKRLRLPAVSDREVLALARPDRAESVRVDLQDCARTTLLEVSGQAEFVEPPSFVVKIPVGTIDAITAWLDARMPTTRVAVTPVIRRTAIVATLSDGTALVEEIDELGPHRLFAIRTTASAGAADGPTLLIHNTAAQHRVGPGRVWVETARELAGRGVEVIRYDRRGTGETGLATPDFAPIYSKTTKEDIRQAISATGTPPERLMMTGLCSGAWSSAYGALVSGARSVVLVNAIVYSVRQLSFGLESLLGLTTPEPGARPSSPTKRRIWEVFKTVVRRTLPYPLWLQLGRLGLTQVPEVLLKPLRDKTSSVDIVLSPDDYAWFETQRGNQSVARLSEREWRPTVAVAPSGDHALLERDFQNYTRRYLAEVAARDFGVTAPEGRRPLPARTCSGVR, from the coding sequence TTGTTCGGGGTCGTGCACGTGCCCTCCGGGGGACAGGCGCGCGCAGGCGTGGTGATCTGCCCGCCGCTGGGCAAGGAACACGTCGACACTTACGGCGGGCTGAAGCTGCTGGCGCAGAAACTGTGTGAGGCGGGCTTCGCCGTGCTGCGGTTCGACTACCGGGGCACCGGCGACTCGTCGGCCGACCAGGGGTGCGACACCGCGGTCGGCGACTTCCTGGACAGCGTCGACGAGGCGGTGGCCTACCTGCGCGCCAGCGGGGTGCCGTCGGTGGGCCTGGTCGGGCTGCGGATGGGCGCGCTGCTCGGTGCGCTGCGCGCGTCGGCGTCCGACATCTCGCATCTGGTGCTGTGGGATCCGGTGACCAGCGGGCGCAGGTATCTGCGCGAGCAGCGGACGCTGTACCGGATGATGCTGGGGGACGCGCAGGGGAACACCGACGGTCACGACGACAGCGAGCCGATCCCGGGTCTGGACCTGTCGTCCGCGGCCGCAGCCGAGATCAAACGGCTGCGGCTGCCCGCGGTGTCCGACCGCGAGGTGCTGGCGTTGGCCCGGCCCGACCGAGCCGAGTCGGTGCGCGTCGACCTGCAGGACTGCGCGCGGACCACGCTGCTGGAGGTCAGCGGTCAGGCGGAGTTCGTGGAGCCGCCGAGTTTCGTGGTGAAGATCCCGGTCGGCACCATCGACGCGATCACCGCATGGCTGGACGCGCGGATGCCGACCACCCGCGTCGCCGTGACCCCGGTGATCCGCAGGACCGCCATCGTCGCCACGCTCTCCGACGGCACCGCGCTGGTGGAGGAGATCGACGAACTCGGCCCCCACCGGCTCTTCGCGATCCGCACCACCGCGTCCGCCGGCGCCGCCGACGGTCCGACACTGCTCATCCACAACACCGCCGCCCAGCACCGCGTCGGCCCCGGCCGCGTCTGGGTCGAGACCGCCCGCGAACTGGCCGGCCGCGGCGTCGAGGTGATCCGCTACGACCGCCGCGGCACCGGCGAGACCGGGCTGGCCACACCGGATTTCGCGCCGATCTACTCGAAGACCACCAAAGAGGACATCCGCCAGGCCATCTCGGCGACCGGAACGCCGCCGGAGCGGTTGATGATGACCGGGCTGTGCTCGGGCGCGTGGAGCTCGGCCTACGGCGCCCTGGTGTCCGGGGCGAGATCGGTGGTGCTGGTCAACGCGATCGTCTACTCGGTACGGCAACTGAGTTTCGGGCTGGAGTCGCTGCTCGGCCTGACCACCCCGGAGCCCGGTGCACGGCCGTCCTCACCCACCAAGCGCAGGATCTGGGAGGTGTTCAAGACCGTGGTGCGACGGACACTGCCGTACCCGCTGTGGCTGCAGCTCGGACGGCTCGGGCTGACGCAGGTGCCCGAGGTGCTGCTCAAACCGCTGCGCGACAAGACGTCGTCGGTCGACATCGTGCTCTCACCCGACGACTACGCGTGGTTCGAAACCCAGCGCGGCAACCAGTCCGTCGCGCGGCTCAGCGAACGGGAGTGGCGCCCGACCGTCGCCGTCGCCCCGTCCGGTGACCACGCGCTGCTCGAACGCGACTTCCAGAACTACACCCGGCGGTACCTGGCCGAGGTGGCGGCCCGGGACTTCGGCGTCACCGCACCGGAGGGGCGACGGCCACTGCCCGCGCGGACCTGCAGCGGGGTGCGATGA